GCCCAGTAGTGGTGGGCAACAACTGGTACTCAGCCACGCTCAGGTTAatttttccctcccccttccttggcttagaaattttttttgttttcctttcctcagttacCCGAGGGCTTACTTGTAACCAGGAAAAACagcttcatttgttttctttttatcattCCTTATGTATCACTGTATCTGCTTTATTTGTCCAGGTatgttggatttgaacctgagatcTGCAGGACAACAACtctatttattcagcaggtgACAGAGTAGCTAAAGAACATAAACTAGTGGACTATACTACAGATGCGGAAGAAAAAGAAGACCGTGAAATAGCATACAAGCGAAGTGGTACAATCAGAATTCTTACATTAAACCAATATGGCAACCCAGACTCAATGTATTAGcagtttttactgcaaaatgCATTTCCCTTTATGACATAAAAAAGATTAGCTGTTTTATTCCTCTGCTAGAGAACAACACGAGTCAGGTATCTGGAAGTTTAGCCACAGTAAGAATCTcccatattttaatttgttgacAAGACTAAGAACTGTACCATGATTTCCCACACTTAAAAAGATTGTTTCAtggtctgaaaataaaaacctgaaTTTGTTAAAACCACTGTGTACAGAAAATGTTACAATGTGGTTCAGAATTGTTGGCGATATTAACGTCTCATGTAGCCTGagcactcctcctcctcggagTCACTGTCCTCCTCTATGGAAGGTTCAAAGTTCTTCTGGGCACTATTTGGTACCGAACGCTCAGCCCCAGTTTCTGCACAGCTGGCAACTAGGAGCAACgtcctgctctgctctgctgacCTCTGACCAGCTCCTGTGGACAGGGAAGTCCGAGAGTCGCTGAGAAGGGGCACTTTCACAGGTTCTGCTATGACGTTCTCAAGGTGTTCATCCTCCCCTTCCTCTACTTTCAGTGTACCCAGAGTCACAGACAGAAGGTTCACATCCACACAGTCCTGCTCCATGTTCTCATTTCTCTCAGGACTAAGGTGAACAGTAGCAGCAGGGACCTCTGGCTGATTCTCAGGTTCACCTGAAGATTCAAATGGCACTGGCATCCGTGGATCTTCTTGATCTAAAGAAAGTACAGTTCTGCCAGAATTGCCAGAGTTCTCCACGCTGGTGTTTGCAGTCGAGGGTAGAGCTGAGCTTCCAGAGTTACATGACGTCTCATCACAGTCCAAGACGTTACGAGGCCCTCCTGGCCGGTTTAAGTATGGgttttcttcttcatcctcctcatccGAACTCTCTGGGCATAGCTTTGGAATTGTTCTTGTTGGCTTTCCTTTGTGTGCAGGGATGGGATTCACTGAGACTCGTTCTAGGATTAGCTGGGGTGTGGCAGTGATGACAAAATCTGCTGGAAAATTGCACTTCGGCAGAGACTTCTGCATGAAGGGAGAAAGGAACGGTAGACAAATTCAgacaaaatttaacatttaaaaattacaaatccAGGTCATCCTCATCTTAGCACATGCAGAACCCAGGACAACCCACACTAATCCTGCTGTGCAATTTTTCAGTGCTGACGTTCGATCGTAACGGCCAAGGATGATCGTTCCATCGGCTGCACAATAACACCGGCTGCCTGTATCTGTTATTGTCTGGGTGTCCAGCAGTGACTGCATTTTGTTTCCAACGCTTTCAATTTGCGACTCCCTTCAAGTGACCTTTAATTGAGGTGGTTTAGCAAGTGAAAATTTAAGTGTCCTGGCGGTGCTATGAAAACGTCACTGGGCTCAGTGGGTACAGGTAATAAGTTCAGGCctgtctgggtggagtttgcgtCCGCACCCTCTGTTGGCAAACACCACATCACGGCTCTTACCAGCACTGTAGGGCGGTGGATCTTCTGCTTCCACAAGTAACCCGTGTAGATGAGACCCAGCAGAACCACTCCTCCCAGCAGCAGAGCCACAGCCAACAGCCCCAAGGAAATAAAGACTGAGGAAAGATAATACGGGATTAGTGAGATAAGAAAACACCCTCCCTTATCCTGAGCGCACACTATGACCAGGATATATTGAAATAAATAGTCACGTGGTGTGCAAAAACACTGGGGCAAATCCGATCTCAATGAGTAATAAACATTTTGGCTCAAGTTTTGCGGTCATAAACCGCAGCACCTTTTTTTGCCACCTAAGCCCAGGGTGGTTTAAAGAGGCACTTGATCCCAAAGCTTCGGTTCAGTTACACCGAGAAACTGACTCCTCACTTCATACTTTCCATTTCATCCCACAGCTTCTCAATGGGGTTACAGCCTCTACTTAAACACCTACGCTTGTATTAGGCCGagctgacattttcattattttcatctACCGTGCAAAGATGACTCTTCTGGTTCAGCTAAAATTCCTAAATTGAGCACTAAACTGGCAGAACTAAAACTGCACATTCTGGAACAATGAGCCGCTCACCAGCGCTGCTCTGCTTCACAGAGCCAACAAGTGCACATTTCCAAGCCGTGGGGTTCATGTGCTTATTGGCGGGGACACTGGTGTGAACCTGCACACAGTACTCGACTCCCGTCTCAAGCTCACAGATGCTGCGATTCATCCCTTCCATCGTCATCTCATCTACCTGTAGACAGCAGAAACACGCCAAAGCAGAGTGGTGTGAGAATGTGACTGAGGACTGCATGCTGTGCGTGTACAACTATTCCAATGGAAAACAACCACAGAGGTGAACTTTCAGCCAGTTCCTCTGTACAGTATGCAGTGTGTGGCTGAAAACGACCATGGAACAAAACACCATCTGTCAGTTTCTCCAACCACGGGGCCCATTTACACGCTTTAACTCGGTCCTTTTGAAAGCTCGTTCTTCCACTAAAGAGCCCTTGTTAACACAAAGAAGGAGCCGTCCCACAAACAGATAAGCGAGAGCCTTCACTCTTCCCACCTTACAAACACTCCTTACACCggtaaaaggaaacaaacacatcagTCACCCTTCGAGCTCCAGATTTGTTCAGGTGAATTTTAAAGTCAAACTGAAGGTAGATTTCCTCAATGGTCctctttcctcttcctctgggGAGTTTCACAGCCAGTTGTAGACAGTCTTCAGATTGTGTCAGTGACAGCTCAGGGGGCCCAAGCTCAGCTACAGGAACAAGGCAGTATGGTTCATTTACActagtaaacacacacagagcatcatTTCAGCAGTCATACAACTGATATGCTCGGGGTAACATCACTGTGGACTAAATTCACTTTTACCTTTCTGACAGTAAAATGTGCAACGCCTGGGAAGCACGTCCAACATATTCTGAAAATAACGACATGTGTTCAACGTGTTTGGAGTTACAGGCCAGAGAAAAGAGCGAACTCACTGTCTCTCCAAGGACTGAAGATCTTGAAGGGAGCGGAAGACAACTTGCCCTTATAGAGGGCCTGGACACTGATTTGGTATTCGCCATATTCGTCCTTGAGAACATCTGTCAGGTTGATCACTGTGACATTTGTAAGAAGCAGAAGCCCACTTTTCCTTCCACtgccactaaaaaaaaaaaaaaagagaccagCCGTGTTAACAGTACTGTTACTCTCTACAGAGCAGAGTGTGACACAACACTTAGTCACAATGGCACTGTacggaaatgtgtgttttactcatttacagctGCAActg
This genomic window from Scleropages formosus chromosome 1, fSclFor1.1, whole genome shotgun sequence contains:
- the crfb1 gene encoding cytokine receptor family member b1; protein product: MSCYIVAALLFLQSSHALGAVPAPRNVTIQSVDFEHILKWDPGPRTPPGTMYRVNVSGSGRKSGLLLLTNVTVINLTDVLKDEYGEYQISVQALYKGKLSSAPFKIFSPWRDTELGPPELSLTQSEDCLQLAVKLPRGRGKRTIEEIYLQFDFKIHLNKSGARRVDEMTMEGMNRSICELETGVEYCVQVHTSVPANKHMNPTAWKCALVGSVKQSSAVFISLGLLAVALLLGGVVLLGLIYTGYLWKQKIHRPTVLKSLPKCNFPADFVITATPQLILERVSVNPIPAHKGKPTRTIPKLCPESSDEEDEEENPYLNRPGGPRNVLDCDETSCNSGSSALPSTANTSVENSGNSGRTVLSLDQEDPRMPVPFESSGEPENQPEVPAATVHLSPERNENMEQDCVDVNLLSVTLGTLKVEEGEDEHLENVIAEPVKVPLLSDSRTSLSTGAGQRSAEQSRTLLLVASCAETGAERSVPNSAQKNFEPSIEEDSDSEEEECSGYMRR